Proteins encoded within one genomic window of Solea senegalensis isolate Sse05_10M linkage group LG11, IFAPA_SoseM_1, whole genome shotgun sequence:
- the LOC122776919 gene encoding peptidyl-prolyl cis-trans isomerase FKBP1A-like, with amino-acid sequence MGVEIETITPGDGRTFPKKGQRVVVHYVGTLADGKVFDSSRSRGKPFKFRIGHQEVIRGWEEGVAQMSVGQRAKLICSPDFAYGSKGHPGIIPANATLTFDVELLSLEA; translated from the exons ATGGGAGTAGAAATTGAGACCATTACTCCGGGCGACG gaCGGACATTTCCGAAGAAGGGGCAGCGCGTCGTGGTGCACTATGTCG GCACACTGGCAGATGGGAAAGTGTTTGATTCCTCGCGGTCCCGTGGGAAGCCGTTTAAATTTAGGATCGGTCACCAGGAGGTTATCCGTGGTTGGGAAGAAGGAGTAGCCCAG ATGAGCGTAGGTCAGCGGGCAAAGCTGATTTGCTCACCGGACTTTGCCTACGGCAGCAAAGGTCATCCAGGGATCATCCCGGCAAACGCCACTCTCACCTTTGACGTGGAGCTGCTTAGCCTGGAGGCATGA
- the rad21l1 gene encoding double-strand-break repair protein rad21-like protein 1 isoform X1, producing the protein MLFYTQLFTSKRGPLAKIWLAAHWERKLTKAHVFECNLETTIRDIISPKMKLGLRTSGHLLLGVVRIYSRKAKYLLADCNDALLKIKVSFRPGQTDMPKEGLEATLKTITLIEDFTSFDAQLPSLSDTDVEDHFSLNQSRFEEITLKEDFGKTIPHVAGTVGESKCHQNAVLDVSFQSFTQEEDGFGDEDKTFDLFDFLMSSSDPAEPKDFISEEPRNEDLETSLHDQQQDANRREPVEAATPSLSETTLLNNVEDAFALEPVPITLKKEKRRAKRKRRLVVDLTKELTNEFIREQLTDYSDLVTAMDMAPPTVQLMQWKDCGGADKLFAQPCSSVPTPQIKELFAKTVFHVKYFGGCDEVEEVRQDREEVQEDVTTSTRDDISVMDSTSNTENTHNTKLLALDEINNNQDDNESALQDEYRSECTCPELPSEDSMFVHPSRLEQETPSTSLHTQSVLDSQDFGEKRITLRTQKLLNSLKTNSDATFSVKALCAGSTRFQAANTFFCLLVLKKQQALHLHQSAPYEDIVVTPGPKFYD; encoded by the exons ATGTTGTTCTACACGCAACTCTTCACCTCCAAGCGAGGACCTTTAGCCAAAATCTGGTTAGCTGCGCACTGGGAAAGGAAGCTCACCAAGGCTCATGTGTTTGAATGCAACTTGGAGACAACTATCAGAGACATCATTTCACCAAAG ATGAAACTGGGTTTGCGGACGTCCGGTCATCTGCTCCTCGGTGTGGTCAGGATCTACTCCAGAAAAGCCAAGTACCTGCTCGCTGACTGCAACGATGCTCtgcttaaaataaaagtgtcattcAGGCCAG GTCAGACAGATATGCCTAAGGAGGGGCTCGAGGCAACACTAAAAACAATTACCTTGATTGAAGATTTCACTTCTTTTGATGCCCAGCTTCCTTCCCTAAG TGACACAGATGTGGAGGACCATTTTTCACTGAATCAGAGCAGATTTGAGGAAATAACCCTGAAGGAggattttggaaaaacaattcCACATGTAGCAGGCACTG TAGGTGAATCCAAGTGTCACCAAAATGCAGTACTGGATGTGAGCTTCCAGAGTTTCACACAGGAGGAAGACGGCTTCGGTGATGAGGATAAAACATTTGACTTATTTG ACTTTCTTATGAGCTCCAGTGATCCTGCTGAGCCCAAAGACTTCATCTCAGAAGAGCCTCGAAATGAAGATCTAGAGACGTCACTGCACGATCAGCAACAAG ATGCTAACAGAAGAGAGCCAGTGGAGGCAGCAACTCCGTCATTGAGTGAAACTACCCTGCTCAACAATGTAGAAGACGCCTTTGCCCTTGAACCTGTGCCCATCACTC taaagaaagagaagaggagggcaAAGAGGAAACGTCGATTAGTTGTGGACCTGACTAAAGAGTTGACCAATGAATTTATCAGAGAGCAGCTTACCGATTATTCAGACCTGGTCACTGCCATGGACATGGCCCCACCAACTGTGCAGCTCATGCAATGGAAGGATTGCGGTGGTGCAGACAAACTTTTTGCTCAGCCATGCTCCAGTGTACCAACTCCACAGATAAAGGAG CTCTTTGCTAAGACTGTCTTCCATGTGAAATATTTTGGTGGTTGTGATGAGGTTGAGGAGGTACGCCAGGACCGAGAAGAAG TTCAGGAGGATGTGACCACGTCCACCAGAGACGACATCAGTGTCATGGATTCAACaagcaacactgaaaacacacacaacactaagCTTTTGGCTTTggatgaaataaacaacaaccaGGATGATAACGAGTCAGCACTCCAA GATGAGTACAGGTCAGAATGTACTTGTCCAGAACTTCCttcagaggactccatgtttGTCCATCCATCTCGCTTGGAGCAGGAGACTCCGTCAACATCCCTGCACACTCAG TCTGTGCTGGACAGCCAGGACTTTGGTGAGAAGAGGATAACCTTGCGAACACAAAAGCTCCTGAACAGTCTGAAA ACCAACAGTGATGCCACATTCAGTGTGAAGGCACTCTGTGCAGGGAGCACGCGCTTCCAGGCTGCAAACACTTTCTTCTGTCTGCTCgtcctgaaaaaacaacaagcccTGCACCTTCATCAGAGCGCCCCCTATGAGGACATCGTCGTCACACCGGGACCCAAGTTCTACGATTAG
- the rad21l1 gene encoding double-strand-break repair protein rad21-like protein 1 isoform X2, with amino-acid sequence MLFYTQLFTSKRGPLAKIWLAAHWERKLTKAHVFECNLETTIRDIISPKMKLGLRTSGHLLLGVVRIYSRKAKYLLADCNDALLKIKVSFRPGQTDMPKEGLEATLKTITLIEDFTSFDAQLPSLSDTDVEDHFSLNQSRFEEITLKEDFGKTIPHVAGTGESKCHQNAVLDVSFQSFTQEEDGFGDEDKTFDLFDFLMSSSDPAEPKDFISEEPRNEDLETSLHDQQQDANRREPVEAATPSLSETTLLNNVEDAFALEPVPITLKKEKRRAKRKRRLVVDLTKELTNEFIREQLTDYSDLVTAMDMAPPTVQLMQWKDCGGADKLFAQPCSSVPTPQIKELFAKTVFHVKYFGGCDEVEEVRQDREEVQEDVTTSTRDDISVMDSTSNTENTHNTKLLALDEINNNQDDNESALQDEYRSECTCPELPSEDSMFVHPSRLEQETPSTSLHTQSVLDSQDFGEKRITLRTQKLLNSLKTNSDATFSVKALCAGSTRFQAANTFFCLLVLKKQQALHLHQSAPYEDIVVTPGPKFYD; translated from the exons ATGTTGTTCTACACGCAACTCTTCACCTCCAAGCGAGGACCTTTAGCCAAAATCTGGTTAGCTGCGCACTGGGAAAGGAAGCTCACCAAGGCTCATGTGTTTGAATGCAACTTGGAGACAACTATCAGAGACATCATTTCACCAAAG ATGAAACTGGGTTTGCGGACGTCCGGTCATCTGCTCCTCGGTGTGGTCAGGATCTACTCCAGAAAAGCCAAGTACCTGCTCGCTGACTGCAACGATGCTCtgcttaaaataaaagtgtcattcAGGCCAG GTCAGACAGATATGCCTAAGGAGGGGCTCGAGGCAACACTAAAAACAATTACCTTGATTGAAGATTTCACTTCTTTTGATGCCCAGCTTCCTTCCCTAAG TGACACAGATGTGGAGGACCATTTTTCACTGAATCAGAGCAGATTTGAGGAAATAACCCTGAAGGAggattttggaaaaacaattcCACATGTAGCAGGCACTG GTGAATCCAAGTGTCACCAAAATGCAGTACTGGATGTGAGCTTCCAGAGTTTCACACAGGAGGAAGACGGCTTCGGTGATGAGGATAAAACATTTGACTTATTTG ACTTTCTTATGAGCTCCAGTGATCCTGCTGAGCCCAAAGACTTCATCTCAGAAGAGCCTCGAAATGAAGATCTAGAGACGTCACTGCACGATCAGCAACAAG ATGCTAACAGAAGAGAGCCAGTGGAGGCAGCAACTCCGTCATTGAGTGAAACTACCCTGCTCAACAATGTAGAAGACGCCTTTGCCCTTGAACCTGTGCCCATCACTC taaagaaagagaagaggagggcaAAGAGGAAACGTCGATTAGTTGTGGACCTGACTAAAGAGTTGACCAATGAATTTATCAGAGAGCAGCTTACCGATTATTCAGACCTGGTCACTGCCATGGACATGGCCCCACCAACTGTGCAGCTCATGCAATGGAAGGATTGCGGTGGTGCAGACAAACTTTTTGCTCAGCCATGCTCCAGTGTACCAACTCCACAGATAAAGGAG CTCTTTGCTAAGACTGTCTTCCATGTGAAATATTTTGGTGGTTGTGATGAGGTTGAGGAGGTACGCCAGGACCGAGAAGAAG TTCAGGAGGATGTGACCACGTCCACCAGAGACGACATCAGTGTCATGGATTCAACaagcaacactgaaaacacacacaacactaagCTTTTGGCTTTggatgaaataaacaacaaccaGGATGATAACGAGTCAGCACTCCAA GATGAGTACAGGTCAGAATGTACTTGTCCAGAACTTCCttcagaggactccatgtttGTCCATCCATCTCGCTTGGAGCAGGAGACTCCGTCAACATCCCTGCACACTCAG TCTGTGCTGGACAGCCAGGACTTTGGTGAGAAGAGGATAACCTTGCGAACACAAAAGCTCCTGAACAGTCTGAAA ACCAACAGTGATGCCACATTCAGTGTGAAGGCACTCTGTGCAGGGAGCACGCGCTTCCAGGCTGCAAACACTTTCTTCTGTCTGCTCgtcctgaaaaaacaacaagcccTGCACCTTCATCAGAGCGCCCCCTATGAGGACATCGTCGTCACACCGGGACCCAAGTTCTACGATTAG
- the LOC122776924 gene encoding syntaphilin — MSLTPSRKSSSGQRRRSVGTGGGSGRYSNDASSTYTYPGRSRVPEESVAARTYPSTPRRQAKHTACSDNHGIRPPTPDQYLTPLQQKEVCIRHLRARLRENVERLQHRDCEIDELRGQLYRMQEDWIEEECHRVEAQLALKEARKEIQHLQEVVESVRSNLSVREQDHHDHKPYSGLQGAQPGGRSRSCGCSPAGTLSRGIPRTRLSSEALQLERGANTPEASGACRPTGQTHLLLEAALLSEQLPPQGHIRVPPTVPRSSTYERLYSGGTVLPVSHSCHSLSSICRCSGHTYVPHHHLFLHLPQEEVPVTAAPVTDPIPSPSPSPAPVPVPVPAPAVKKKPEVCSQACSPTMTWLCEESETKELSVISLASADVTPSEPHLFLSSLPPASPFVHSDSLETLLSDRAAAEPHTCQPHAAAPLPVRQEATVLEIEDSKEEAEDENSPELCHWSRYFLIDLLALAAPVVPTMAWLCRGAQRDVMPVYHIGSLLRGCCAVALHSLRRQGAGRGHRPTNMNGTTT, encoded by the exons ATGTCCCTCACTCCGAGTCGAAAGTCCTCCTCAGGTCAGCGCAG GCGCTCAGTGGGCACTGGTGGTGGCAGCGGGCGATATTCCAATGATGCATCCAGTACTTACACCTACCCTGGTCGGAGTAGGGTCCCAGAGGAAAGCGTCGCAGCTCGTACATATCCCAGTACTCCGAG GCGTCAGGCAAAGCACACAGCCTGCAGTGACAACCATGGGATCAGGCCTCCCACCCCAGATCAGTACCTCACACCTCTGCAGCAGAAGGAGGTGTGTATACGACATCTGCGCGCCAGGCTGAGGGAGAATGTGGAGAGATTACAGCACAG GGACTGTGAAATAGACGAGTTGCGGGGCCAACTTTACAGGATGCAGGAAGACTGGATAGAAGAGGAATGCCACCGCGTCGAGGCCCAGTTAGCACTTAAAGAGGCCCGCAAGGAGATTCAGCACCTCCAGGAAGTGGTAGAGTCAGTGAGGTCCAACCTCAGTGTCCGTGAACAGGACCACCATGACCACAAGCCATACTCAGGGTTGCAGGGAGCTCAGCCAGGGGGCAGGTCTCGCTCCTGTGGCTGTTCTCCTGCTGGAACTTTGAGCCGCGGCATTCCTCGCACGCGACTCAGCAGCGAGGCCTTGCAGCTGGAGCGCGGCGCCAACACTCCTGAGGCGAGTGGAGCGTGTCGCCCCACGGGGCAGACCCACCTGCTCCTGGAAGCGGCCCTCCTGTCAGAGCAGCTGCCACCGCAGGGCCACATCAGGGTCCCCCCTACTGTACCGCGCTCTTCCACCTATGAAAGGCTGTACAGCGGAGGGACCGTGTTGCCAGTCTCACACTCCTGTCACAGTCTCAGTAGCATCTGCAGGTGCAGTGGACACACATACGTCCCCCATCATCACTTGTTCCTGCACTTACCTCAGGAGGAGGTCCCAGTAACAGCTGCCCCCGTAACTGATCCCATcccatctccatctccatctccagctcctgttcctgttcctgttcctgctcCTGCTGTGAAGAAAAAGCCAGAGGTTTGCTCCCAAGCCTGCAGCCCCACCATGACCTGGCTGTGTGAGGAAAGTGAAACCAAGGAGCTGAGTGTCATCTCTTTAGCCTCCGCAGATGTGACTCCCTCAGAGCCACATCTGTTTCTATCGTCTTTACCTCCTGCGTCGCCCTTCGTGCATTCAGACAGCTTAGAGACGCTACTATCTgaccgagcagcagcagagccccACACCTGCCAACCCCACGCTGCAGCTCCACTGCCTGTGAGGCAGGAGGCCACAGTGCTGGAGATAGAGGACAGTAAGGAGGAAGCTGAAGACGAGAATTCCCCTGAGCTGTGCCACTGGAGCCGCTACTTCCTCATAGATCTGTTGGCTTTGGCAGCACCCGTGGTCCCGACCATGGCGTGGCTGTGTCGAGGGGCGCAGCGGGACGTCATGCCCGTGTATCACATTGGGTCGCTGCTGAGAGGCTGCTGTGCTGTGGCGCTCCACTCGCTTCGCCGCCAGGGTGCAGGCAGAGGACATAGACCGACCAACATGAACGGAACCACAACCTGA
- the LOC122776926 gene encoding opsin-5-like codes for MREAVQLKMYQMTKMGNNSDTSALFASTISKELDILMGSLYSVFCVLSLIGNCTLLHVAYHKWSTLKPAEFFIINLCISDLGMTLSLFPLAIPSSFSHRWLFGELTCQLYAMCGVLFGLCSLTNLTALSLVCCLKVCLPTHGNKFSSSHACLLVAGVWCYASVFAIGPLAQWGHYSAEPYGTACCIDWHAPNHDLSALSYIVCLFVFCYALPCTVIFLSYTFILLTVRGSRQAVQQHVSPQTKTNNAHAVIVKLSVAVCIGFLVAWTPYASVSMWAAFGEATQVPPAAFALAAIFAKSSTIYNPIVYLLCKPNFRECLYRDTSMLRQRISRGSPQSEPKERLGSNSQHNSDMGVSMRFSNGQQESYGACLHCTGTVPCDTNPKDCVHPERIHLQRGGS; via the exons ATGAGAGAAGCAGTCCAGTTAAAGATGTATCAAATGACCAAG aTGGGAAATAATTCGGACACGTCTGCTTTGTTTGCCTCCACCATCTCCAAGGAGCTTGACATACTCATGGGCTCACTCTACAGCGTATTTT gtgTTCTGTCCCTCATAGGAAACTGCACTTTGCTACATGTAGCATATCACAAGTGGTCGACCTTGAAGCCAGCAGAGTTCTTCATCATCAATCTCTGCATCAGTGACCTTGGGATGACACTCAGTTTATTTCCACTGGCAATTCCTTCATCTTTTTCACACAG GTGGCTGTTTGGAGAGCTCACCTGTCAGCTCTATGCCATGTGTGGAGTCCTCTTTGGTCTGTGCAGCTTAACCAACCTCACAGCTCTTTCTTTAGTCTGCTGCCTTAAAGTCTGTCTCCCTACCCATG GTAACAAGTTCTCCTCATCACATGCCTGCCTCCTGGTGGCTGGAGTGTGGTGTTACGCATCCGTGTTTGCTATAGGGCCCTTGGCACAGTGGGGACATTACAGTGCGGAACCTTATGGCACAGCGTGCTGCATTGACTGGCACGCACCCAACCACGATCTTTCAGCGTTGTCGTACATCGTCTGCCTTTTCGTCTTTTGCTATGCACTGCCCTGCACCGTCATCTTCCTCTCCTACACTTTCATTCTGCTGACAGTGCGGGGGTCACGTCAGGCCGTCCAGCAGCATGTGTCACCACAGACCAAGACCAACAATGCACACGCTGTCATTGTCAAG CTGTCAGTAGCAGTATGTATAGGCTTCCTGGTCGCCTGGACACCATATGCTTCTGTGTCCATGTGGGCTGCTTTCGGAGAAGCCACGCAAGTTCCTCCTGCTGCCTTCGCTCTTGCTGCCATATTTGCCAAGTCTTCCACCATCTACAACCCTATAGTCTACCTGCTGTGCAAGCCCAACTTCCGTGAGTGTCTTTACAGAGACACGTCTATGTTACGGCAGAGGATCTCCAGGGGAAGTCCACAGTCAGAACCGAAAGAACGCTTGGGATCCAACTCGCAACACAACAGTGACATGGGCGTCTCCATGCGCTTCTCAAACGGACAGCAGGAGAGCTATGGGGcgtgtctgcactgcactggCACTGTGCCGTGTGACACCAACCCTAAGGACTGCGTGCATCCTGAGCGAATCCACCTACAGAGAGGTGGCAGTTAG